Genomic DNA from Halomonas sp. BDJS001:
GGATCCATCGAACAGGCCGCGGGCTCAATGGGCGTGACGTCGCTGCAGCCTGATGACGCAGGCCACCAGTTCTAGAAAGGACTAGCGTCAATTCTGAGCCGCCGATGGTCTTACTGTCGAGCGGCTCTGTTGGTTTTTGTTGAATGGCGCGTATGCCGTATTATCCTTTTCAAGGTATCACCATGTACCGCTTACCCCGGTTTATTGTCCTCGCCAAGTGGCTGCCCAGCAGATTAATCCACAATAGTGTCATCCTGACCCTGCTGGTAGCGCCCTTGCAGGCAGCTGAATCACCAACCCAGGAGTATCCCATCCAAACGACGCCGATGAGCGGCGGCGATGGCTCGGTGGAACAGTTTGACCATAACGCCTATTCGCTGCCGCTGGGTAATATGTCGATGACCAAGCGCCTGGATTTCAGCGTTGGCAATAGCTTCTTTCGTAACCCCTGGGTGGCGGCCCCTGCCAGCACCGAGGCTAGGGATGGCCTGGGGCCGCTGATCAATACCAATAGCTGCCAAGGGTGCCACCTCAAGGATGGTCGCGGGCACCCGCCAACGGGGGATGAAAATCCTATCGCGCTATTTTTGCGCCTTTCGCTACCCGCTAGCCAAGCGGATGCGACGACGCTTGAACAGCGCGGCGCGCTTCCGGTGCCTAATTACGGTCTGCAGCTGCAAACCGCGGCGATTTCTGGCGCACAGCCGGAGGGGACGCTGGTGATCGCGTATCGCCCGCGCGAGGTCACCTTTGCCGATGGCCACAGCGTTACCCTGCAGGAACCGCTCTACTCGATTGCCGAGCCTGCTTACGGCGAGCTGCCCGAGGAACTGCAGACTTCGCCGAGGCTGGCGCCGCCGATGATTGGTCTTGGGCTGCTAGAGGCGATTCCCGAGGCTGACCTGATGGCGGCCGCTGACCCTGATGACGCAGATGGTGACGGTATCTGCGGGCGCTACAATCAGGTCTGGGATCTGCGCAGTGGTACCACCAAGCTGGGGCGTTTCGGCTGGAAAGCGGGTGAGCCCAGCATTGAGCAACAGAGCCTACACGCCTTCGCCGGGGATATGGGGCTCACCTCCAGCCTCGTGCCGCAAACCGACTGCATGGAGAGCCAGGGCTGCGATGATTTTCCCAACGGAGGCACGCCAGAAGTCAGTGATGACGTGGCCGACTTTGTGACCTTCTACGCCTCCAGCCTGGCAGTGCCGATGCGCCGCAACCTGGATGACCCGGCGGTTCAGCAGGGGGCCGAACGGTTCAATGCCCTGGGCTGCGCCAGTTGCCATACGCCGCGCCATCGCGCCGCAGCGGATGCCGAACGACCGGCGCTGGCTGATCAGATTATATGGCCTTATAGCGACCTGTTGCTGCACGATATGGGCGACGCTCTGGCGGATCATCGCAGTGAGTTCAAGGCTGATGGCCGCGAGTGGCGCACCCCGCCGTTGTGGGGTATCGGCCTGGCGCAAACGGTAAACCCTAGAGCGGGCTTTCTTCACGATGGCCGTGCTCGCACCCTGGAAGAGGCGATTCTCTGGCACGGCGGTGAGGCGGAAGCGGCCACCCAGAGCTATCGTGACTTGCCTGAGGATCAGCGCGCTGAGCTCATTCGTTTTCTTGAATCCCTATAAGTGTTGTTGAATTGTTGCAAGGCTTGATTGCCAAGGAGTTTATGTGATCGCATCTTTTCGCCGCCTGGGGTTGCTGGCCTGTACGCTACTGGCCGCGCCGCTCTCTTTTGCTTCGGACGCTCCCACGCCGCGGGATATTTGGCACGGCGCAGTGGAGCTGCAGTATGCCGAGCTGAGTGCTGCCTCCGAGCGCCTGGAGGCGAGCGCCACACGCTTTTGCCAAGCCTCCGATGAATCGCTCAGGCAGCGGTTGGAAAACGACTGGCTGAACGCCTATCAAGCCTGGCAGGCGGTGCGCTTTATCCAGTTTGGCCCGGTGGAGCAGAACAGCCGGGGCTGGCAGCTGCAGTTCTGGCCGGATCGTAAAAACCTGGTGGGCCGCAAAGTGGGCGGATGGCTGAAAGCAACCGACGCACCAGATGCCCAGGATATCGCCGCTGACAGCGTAGCGATCCAGGGCTTTCCCGCCCTTGAGTACTTGCTCTATGACGACGCCATGGGCGAGCAGGCCCTTAGCGATCCTGCCGCCTGTAACTTGATGCAGGCCATCACGACGCATCTTG
This window encodes:
- a CDS encoding di-heme oxidoredictase family protein; the encoded protein is MYRLPRFIVLAKWLPSRLIHNSVILTLLVAPLQAAESPTQEYPIQTTPMSGGDGSVEQFDHNAYSLPLGNMSMTKRLDFSVGNSFFRNPWVAAPASTEARDGLGPLINTNSCQGCHLKDGRGHPPTGDENPIALFLRLSLPASQADATTLEQRGALPVPNYGLQLQTAAISGAQPEGTLVIAYRPREVTFADGHSVTLQEPLYSIAEPAYGELPEELQTSPRLAPPMIGLGLLEAIPEADLMAAADPDDADGDGICGRYNQVWDLRSGTTKLGRFGWKAGEPSIEQQSLHAFAGDMGLTSSLVPQTDCMESQGCDDFPNGGTPEVSDDVADFVTFYASSLAVPMRRNLDDPAVQQGAERFNALGCASCHTPRHRAAADAERPALADQIIWPYSDLLLHDMGDALADHRSEFKADGREWRTPPLWGIGLAQTVNPRAGFLHDGRARTLEEAILWHGGEAEAATQSYRDLPEDQRAELIRFLESL
- a CDS encoding imelysin family protein, translated to MIASFRRLGLLACTLLAAPLSFASDAPTPRDIWHGAVELQYAELSAASERLEASATRFCQASDESLRQRLENDWLNAYQAWQAVRFIQFGPVEQNSRGWQLQFWPDRKNLVGRKVGGWLKATDAPDAQDIAADSVAIQGFPALEYLLYDDAMGEQALSDPAACNLMQAITTHLADTTSALHRDWQAFGDHYIAPDDTQRYTETTLGSAIQALELLEDKRLGEPMGLKGAPANGYLAEAWRSGQTVRLVESSLEGLRTGFLPGLTALLREADAMPLAEAFRDQLDKALAQARELPPGLVPSLEDEEAFRGLQSLYLDISQLRHILGNEIATELGLVRGFNSSDGD